In Mytilus trossulus isolate FHL-02 chromosome 6, PNRI_Mtr1.1.1.hap1, whole genome shotgun sequence, a single window of DNA contains:
- the LOC134721942 gene encoding hemicentin-2-like, whose translation MTNSRYNGSQVDSPSLVISQTITSDEGRYVCLATNAVGTGQSQQTYLTVVGSTPTATIDQPQYSANKGSDITLQCSYTANPVATMVRWERANGNTVVEIGDTTNNNKYGGSTVSSPSLIIYKAEESDEGNYKCKVTNSVGTGISTITTLDVVGNIPIVTVTTSAYMVDVSSSITLDCQVTANPTHTSVFWQKVKGGNTETISINGVKYNGSSVSNPSLNISDAEFSDAGTYYCYARNSVGTGSSTQVVLAVSGNTPSVSLTQNNITVKYRNDVTIGCVVVANPYQTSVYWQKISGDLTVTIDMTNTSKYGGGTVAVPSLYIIGADTSDTASYVCFAVNSNGTGQSSEGTLTVVGYTPNVSLNQNTTTVNYGNNVTIECVISANPSHTSVYWQKISGGQTVTIDMSNTSKYGGGTVAVPSLYIIKADTSDTANYVCFATNSVGTGQSSLGTLIVAENIPIITVPTSAYIVNVESSITLACQVTAYPTHNLVYWQKVIGANTNIIQIDAEKYTGSSVTNPGLTISNAQFSDAGSYYCYAANSVGTGSSTQIIIAVAGNTPNVSLTQNVIDVDYGNNVTIECVISANPSHTYVYWQRISGGQTVTIDKTNTSKYGGGTVAVPSLYIIRADTSDAANYVCFAINSVGTGQSSQGNLTVLGIIPIVTVPTSAYITNVYSSITVDCQVTAYPIHYSVYWQKVTGNNTETITINGDKYSGSSVSNPSLNLSNIDLSDTGSYYCYATNILGTGSSPRIILAVAGTFMNDAVPDTTVTESSGNQVIVPAILGTIIALMVIAFVAYLVRKKYKKSTESNGKVSRRESEAHPSPKESNGKQVNPLPVEQDPVETADPLPGEPEMGETSKFQSLPPIDNRQFITDKYLLDRPMLLPIGKASELNV comes from the exons ATGACCAACAGTCGATACAATGGAAGTCAAGTTGATTCACCATCTCTGGTAATCAGTCAGACCATAACATCGGATGAAGGACGATATGTTTGTTTGGCCACAAATGCTGTAGGAACTGGACAAAGCCAGCAGACATACTTGACTGTTGTAGGAA gTACACCAACAGCAACTATAGACCAGCCACAATACTCAGCCAACAAAGGCTCTGACATCACACTACAGTGTTCGTACACCGCCAATCCTGTCGCAACCATGGTCAGATGGGAGAGAGCTAATGGAAACACTGTCGTAGAGATCGGAGATACCaccaataataataaatatggtGGCTCTACAGTCAGTTCACCATCacttattatttataaagctGAAGAGAGCGACGAgggaaattacaaatgtaaagttACAAACAGTGTTGGTACAGGAATTAGTACCATTACTACTCTCGATGTCGTTGGAA ATATACCAATTGTCACTGTTACAACATCTGCATACATGGTCGATGTTAGCAGCTCAATTACTCTAGATTGCCAAGTGACTGCGAACCCAACTCATACTTCAGTCTTTTGGCAGAAGGTAAAAGGAGGCAATACAGAAACAATATCTATAAATGGAGTAAAATACAACGGATCATCAGTGAGTAATCCTAGTCTTAACATTTCCGATGCTGAGTTTAGTGATGCCGGAACATACTACTGTTATGCAAGAAACAGCGTGGGAACGGGATCTAGTACACAGGTGGTTTTAGCTGTCTCTGGCA ACACCCCAAGTGTCAGTTTGACCCAAAATAACATAACtgttaaatatagaaatgatgTGACTATAGGATGTGTGGTTGTGGCTAATCCATATCAAACGTCTGTTTACTGGCAGAAGATTTCGGGAGATTTAACAGTAACAATAGACATGACAAACACGAGCAAATATGGTGGAGGAACCGTGGCAGTACCATCACTTTATATAATTGGAGCTGATACAAGTGACACTGCTAGTTATGTCTGTTTTGCTGTAAACTCAAATGGAACTGGCCAGAGTAGTGAAGGAACTCTCACTGTTGTGGGAT ACACCCCAAATGTCAGTTTGAACCAGAATACCACGACTGTTAACTACGGAAATAATGTGACCATTGAATGTGTAATCTCAGCGAATCCATCTCACACATCTGTATACTGGCAGAAGATTTCAGGAGGACAAACAGTTACTATTGACATGTCAAACACAAGCAAATATGGTGGAGGAACCGTGGCAGTACCATCACTTTATATAATCAAAGCTGATACAAGTGATACTGctaattatgtctgttttgctACTAACTCAGTTGGAACTGGTCAAAGCAGTCTAGGAACTCTAATCGTTGCTGAAA ATATACCGATTATCACAGTACCAACATCTGCGTACATTGTAAATGTTGAAAGCTCCATCACTCTAGCTTGCCAAGTTACTGCGTACCCAACTCATAATTTAGTCTATTGGCAAAAGGTTATAGGAGCCAATACAAACATTATACAGATAGATGCAGAAAAATACACTGGATCATCAGTTACCAATCCTGGTCTTACCATTTCAAATGCTCAGTTTAGTGATGCTGGATCATACTACTGTTATGCAGCAAACAGCGTGGGAACGGGATCGAGCACTCAAATTATCATAGCTGTTGCTGGTA acacTCCAAATGTCAGTTTGACCCAGAATGTAATAGATGTAGACTACGGAAATAATGTGACCATTGAATGTGTAATCTCAGCTAATCCATCTCATACATATGTATACTGGCAGAGGATTTCGGGAGGACAAACAGTTACTattgacaaaacaaacacaagCAAATATGGTGGAGGAACCGTGGCAGTACCATCACTTTATATAATCAGAGCTGATACAAGTGATGCTGctaattatgtctgttttgctATCAACTCTGTTGGAACTGGTCAGAGTAGTCAAGGAAATCTTACAGTTTTGGGAA TTATACCAATAGTCACTGTACCAACATCTGCGTACATTACCAATGTTTACAGCTCTATAACTGTAGATTGCCAAGTTACTGCGTACCCAATTCATTATTCGGTCTATTGGCAGAAGGTTACAGGAAACAATACGGAAACTATAACTATAAATGGAGACAAATACAGTGGATCATCAGTGAGCAATCCTAGTCTTAATCTGTCAAATATTGATTTAAGTGACACCGGGTCATACTATTGTTATGCAACAAACATATTGGGAACGGGATCTAGCCCTCGAATTATTCTAGCTGTCGCTGGTACATTTA TGAATGATGCCGTTCCAGATACTACAGTGACAGAATCCTCAG ggAATCAAGTTATTGTGCCTGCAATTCTTGGTACTATAATTGCATTGATGGTGATTGCTTTTGTGGCATATCTtgttaggaaaaaatataa AAAGTCGACTGAATCAAATGGCAAAGTTTCTAGACGCGAAAGTGAGGCCCATCCATCGCCGAAAGAATCGAATGGTAAACAGGTAAATCCTCTTCCTGTCGAGCAAGATCCCGTTGAAACGGCTGATCCATTGCCCGGAGAACCAGAAATGGGTGAAACAAGCAAATTTCAATCGCTACCACCAATAGATAACCGACAATTCATAACAGACAAATATTTACTCGACAGACCGATGTTATTACCTATTGGAAAGGCTTCTGAActtaatgtttaa
- the LOC134721943 gene encoding uncharacterized protein LOC134721943: MSGKKKSAKPKPDATLHRYNVDLLRCIDEMRYKRDELHKDIFDLTEEQKKIESDLGTLTSKLAEVNESLCRKCKDQAECDTLIIEYDSAFQKLVQGSENLLGSMRMAVGTVAPELLTARHETPSSFRKSRSPSRQTTSTRGSLSKSQTQMSLRLSTSRMSTGEL; encoded by the coding sequence ATGTCAGGAAAGAAAAAATCCGCCAAACCAAAGCCTGATGCAACTCTTCATAGATATAATGTGGATTTGTTACGATGCATTGACGAAATGCGATATAAAAGAGACGAATTGCATAAAGATATATTCGATTTAACCGAGGAACAGAAGAAGATCGAATCTGATTTAGGAACTTTGACTTCAAAACTAGCAGAAGTTAACGAGAGTTTGTGCCGGAAGTGCAAGGATCAAGCGGAATGTGATACGTTAATTATTGAATACGATTCAGCATTTCAAAAACTTGTTCAAGGTTCAGAAAATCTTCTAGGAAGTATGAGAATGGCTGTTGGAACTGTTGCCCCGGAACTTTTAACTGCTAGACACGAAACACCCTCATCATTTCGGAAATCGAGATCTCCATCTCGGCAGACGACAAGTACACGTGGTTCTCTGAGTAAATCTCAAACACAAATGTCATTGCGACTGTCTACTTCAAGGATGTCAACTGGTGAACTATAA